The Pleuronectes platessa chromosome 13, fPlePla1.1, whole genome shotgun sequence genome includes a window with the following:
- the mtf2 gene encoding metal-response element-binding transcription factor 2 isoform X1, whose protein sequence is MRDSGVVDHLSVHHRTHPQQQQEAVSLSPTSLSARGEYGDDDMSGRFTEGQDVLARWSDGLFYLGTITKIDPEKQRCFVVFEDRSKSWVLWKDIQTGDEDDDDEDDDDIVCSICQQETSDEPNEIVICDKCGQGYHQLCHSPIIDASVIDSDDKWLCSECELTSMPKRGGGHRRGASTKSFLQPEQQQQQQQQQHMELHVSFPYALEELVWDQGHKTNIQQCYCYCGGPGDWYLKMLQCNRCQQWFHEACLHCFEMPMLYGDRFYLFICSVCNAGPEYLSRLPLRWEDVSHLSLYNLSVIHKKKYFDSEMELMAYINGNWELLQLGELAHTPKSERYESVLEALNNNSSLFMSGKEVKKKKHLFGLRIRFPPAPPNSDESTSRVMERASHEITIKGCKSNKILSAMRSCSTLTNGRDKKKKKKRKHGARSLERLDKPQHSSELLPQQLRRPLPLEPHALDHFTSIKSERSALSSRTSDVESIGALSTSETTSTSISRQSSLCSSSKMRTTACIMPVSPPPIKRKRGRPRRALQPPYPEIPPPSHADPDPSATVMLNSLPGLHSTDIVLGMDPSSQLSHLKSSISSYFGAAGRLACGEKYKVLARRVTLDGKVQYLVEWEGVTAS, encoded by the exons ATGAG AGACTCAGGGGTTGTGGaccacctgtctgtccatcACAGAACtcacccccagcagcagcaggaggctgtGTCCTTGTCCCCCACAAGCCTCTCTGCTCGGGGAGAGTATGGAGATGACGACATGTCTGGCAGGttcacagagggacaggacgTCCTGGCCAGATGGTCAGACGGATTGTTCTACTTGGGGACAATCACAAAG ATCGATCCGGAGAAGCAGAGATGCTTTGTTGTCTTTGAGGATCGGTCTAAATCATGGGTTCTTTGGAAGGATATTCAGACTG GGGATGAAGATGACGATGACGAGGACGACGATGACATTGTGTGCTCCATATGCCAGCAAGAGACTTCAGACGAACCCAATGAGATTGTCATTTGTGATAAGTGTGGACAAG GTTATCACCAATTGTGCCACTCCCCCATCATTGATGCCTCTGTCATTGACTCAGATGACAAGTGGCTGTGCTCAGAGTGTGAGCTGACTTCTATGCCTAAG AGAGGGGGTGGACACAGGAGGGGGGCATCTACTAAAAGCTTCCTgcagccagagcagcagcagcagcagcagcagcagcagcacatggaGCTGCACGTCTCCTTCCCCTATGCCCTGGAAGAACTGGTGTGGGACCAAGGCCACAAGACTAACATCCAACAGTGTTACTGCTACTGTGGAGGCCCAGGAGA CTGGTACCTGAAGATGTTGCAGTGTAACAGGTGTCAGCAGTGGTTCCATGAGGCATGTCTCCATTGCTTTGAGATGCCCATGCTCTACGGAGACAG GTTTTATCTCTTTATTTGTTCGGTCTGCAATGCTGGACCAGAGTACCTCAGCCGACTGCCTCTCAGATG GGAAGACGTCTCACACTTGAGTCTGTACAACTTGAGTGTGATCCATAAGAAGAAGTACTTTGACTCTGAGATGGAGCTCATGGCTTACATCAATGGTAactgggagctgctgcagcttggGGAG CTCGCCCACACACCAAAATCCGAGCGATATGAAAGTGTTCTGGAGGCattaaacaacaacagcagctt GTTTATGTCGGGGAAGgaggtaaagaagaagaagcatttGTTTGGTCTGAGGATCCGCTTCCCTCCCGCGCCCCCCAACTCTGATGAGTCAACCAGCCGAGTGATGGAGAGGGCCTCACACGAAATCACCATTAAAGGGTGCAAGTCCAACAAAATCCTGTCTGCCATGAG atcTTGCAGTACTTTAACCAATGGcagagacaagaagaagaagaaaaagaggaagcatGGAGCACGTTCTCTGGAGAGACTAGATAAACCACAACACTCCAGTGAACTCTTGccccag CAATTGAGAAGGCCTCTCCCACTCGAGCCTCATGCATTGGATCACTTCACTTCTATCAA GAGCGAAAGGTCTGCGCTGTCTTCAAGAACTTCAGACGTGGAATCCATAGGAGCCCTGAGCACCTCAGAAACTACCTCAACTAGTATTTCAAGACAGTCCAG cctctgcagctccagcaaGATGCGCACGACAGCCTGCATCATGCCCGTTTCCCCTCCCCCCATAAAAAGGAAGCGTGGGCGACCTCGACGGGCCTTGCAGCCCCCTTACCCGGAAATCCCGCCACCCAGCCATGCAGACCCAGACCCCTCTGCGACAGTCATGCTGAACTCCCTCCCAGGGCTTCACTCAACAGACATAGTTCTTGGAATGGACCCCAGCAGCCAGCTCTCCCACCTCAAGAGCTCCATAAGCAGCTATTTTGGTGCGGCAGGGCGGCTGGCTTGCGGGGAAAAGTACAAAGTCTTGGCCCGACGGGTCACCCTTGATGGCAAGGTGCAGTACCTGGTGGAGTGGGAAGGAGTCACCGCCTCCTAG
- the mtf2 gene encoding metal-response element-binding transcription factor 2 isoform X2 has product MRDSGVVDHLSVHHRTHPQQQQEAVSLSPTSLSARGEYGDDDMSGRFTEGQDVLARWSDGLFYLGTITKIDPEKQRCFVVFEDRSKSWVLWKDIQTGDEDDDDEDDDDIVCSICQQETSDEPNEIVICDKCGQGYHQLCHSPIIDASVIDSDDKWLCSECELTSMPKRGGGHRRGASTKSFLQPEQQQQQQQQQHMELHVSFPYALEELVWDQGHKTNIQQCYCYCGGPGDWYLKMLQCNRCQQWFHEACLHCFEMPMLYGDRFYLFICSVCNAGPEYLSRLPLRWEDVSHLSLYNLSVIHKKKYFDSEMELMAYINGNWELLQLGELAHTPKSERYESVLEALNNNSSLFMSGKEVKKKKHLFGLRIRFPPAPPNSDESTSRVMERASHEITIKGCKSNKILSAMSTLTNGRDKKKKKKRKHGARSLERLDKPQHSSELLPQQLRRPLPLEPHALDHFTSIKSERSALSSRTSDVESIGALSTSETTSTSISRQSSLCSSSKMRTTACIMPVSPPPIKRKRGRPRRALQPPYPEIPPPSHADPDPSATVMLNSLPGLHSTDIVLGMDPSSQLSHLKSSISSYFGAAGRLACGEKYKVLARRVTLDGKVQYLVEWEGVTAS; this is encoded by the exons ATGAG AGACTCAGGGGTTGTGGaccacctgtctgtccatcACAGAACtcacccccagcagcagcaggaggctgtGTCCTTGTCCCCCACAAGCCTCTCTGCTCGGGGAGAGTATGGAGATGACGACATGTCTGGCAGGttcacagagggacaggacgTCCTGGCCAGATGGTCAGACGGATTGTTCTACTTGGGGACAATCACAAAG ATCGATCCGGAGAAGCAGAGATGCTTTGTTGTCTTTGAGGATCGGTCTAAATCATGGGTTCTTTGGAAGGATATTCAGACTG GGGATGAAGATGACGATGACGAGGACGACGATGACATTGTGTGCTCCATATGCCAGCAAGAGACTTCAGACGAACCCAATGAGATTGTCATTTGTGATAAGTGTGGACAAG GTTATCACCAATTGTGCCACTCCCCCATCATTGATGCCTCTGTCATTGACTCAGATGACAAGTGGCTGTGCTCAGAGTGTGAGCTGACTTCTATGCCTAAG AGAGGGGGTGGACACAGGAGGGGGGCATCTACTAAAAGCTTCCTgcagccagagcagcagcagcagcagcagcagcagcagcacatggaGCTGCACGTCTCCTTCCCCTATGCCCTGGAAGAACTGGTGTGGGACCAAGGCCACAAGACTAACATCCAACAGTGTTACTGCTACTGTGGAGGCCCAGGAGA CTGGTACCTGAAGATGTTGCAGTGTAACAGGTGTCAGCAGTGGTTCCATGAGGCATGTCTCCATTGCTTTGAGATGCCCATGCTCTACGGAGACAG GTTTTATCTCTTTATTTGTTCGGTCTGCAATGCTGGACCAGAGTACCTCAGCCGACTGCCTCTCAGATG GGAAGACGTCTCACACTTGAGTCTGTACAACTTGAGTGTGATCCATAAGAAGAAGTACTTTGACTCTGAGATGGAGCTCATGGCTTACATCAATGGTAactgggagctgctgcagcttggGGAG CTCGCCCACACACCAAAATCCGAGCGATATGAAAGTGTTCTGGAGGCattaaacaacaacagcagctt GTTTATGTCGGGGAAGgaggtaaagaagaagaagcatttGTTTGGTCTGAGGATCCGCTTCCCTCCCGCGCCCCCCAACTCTGATGAGTCAACCAGCCGAGTGATGGAGAGGGCCTCACACGAAATCACCATTAAAGGGTGCAAGTCCAACAAAATCCTGTCTGCCATGAG TACTTTAACCAATGGcagagacaagaagaagaagaaaaagaggaagcatGGAGCACGTTCTCTGGAGAGACTAGATAAACCACAACACTCCAGTGAACTCTTGccccag CAATTGAGAAGGCCTCTCCCACTCGAGCCTCATGCATTGGATCACTTCACTTCTATCAA GAGCGAAAGGTCTGCGCTGTCTTCAAGAACTTCAGACGTGGAATCCATAGGAGCCCTGAGCACCTCAGAAACTACCTCAACTAGTATTTCAAGACAGTCCAG cctctgcagctccagcaaGATGCGCACGACAGCCTGCATCATGCCCGTTTCCCCTCCCCCCATAAAAAGGAAGCGTGGGCGACCTCGACGGGCCTTGCAGCCCCCTTACCCGGAAATCCCGCCACCCAGCCATGCAGACCCAGACCCCTCTGCGACAGTCATGCTGAACTCCCTCCCAGGGCTTCACTCAACAGACATAGTTCTTGGAATGGACCCCAGCAGCCAGCTCTCCCACCTCAAGAGCTCCATAAGCAGCTATTTTGGTGCGGCAGGGCGGCTGGCTTGCGGGGAAAAGTACAAAGTCTTGGCCCGACGGGTCACCCTTGATGGCAAGGTGCAGTACCTGGTGGAGTGGGAAGGAGTCACCGCCTCCTAG
- the dipk1aa gene encoding divergent protein kinase domain 1A isoform X1, whose translation MAKGLFPRAWVKKSFYFQARISFVRVKYLFLTWLTVLVGSWVLYVQYSAYTEVCRGHECKNAICDQYRKGIIDGSACSSLCDKETLYLGRCQSTLPNKQVYTGSWGDHDGIIRCKLGELLHYELGEEPEPRREIPVFDKPTKGTSVEKFKEMVFNHLKSKLGEQANLASLVSQILSVADGNRDGRVSLPEARSTWALLQMDEVLLGLLLQDRGHTPRLMGYCGDLYMTERVPYGPLYGLSLPWPLVAWVPSSLQRTIDQWFTPSWPRKAKISMGLLELVEDIFHGTYGSFLICDLAAAHFGYTDRHEIRLTNTGAVVSEDEFRRTMRVLKCETDADCVYGVDCRTSCNVSEKRCREEPIQPNLAKACGALKDYILRGAPSAMREELERQLYACMALKGNAGQMNMEHSLILNNLKALLWRQISHTKDS comes from the exons ATGGCGAAGGGTCTGTTTCCACGGGCCTGGGTGAAAAAGTCTTTCTATTTCCAG GCTCGAATCTCCTTTGTTCGAGTGAAGTACCTTTTCCTGACATGGCTGACCGTGCTGGTGGGGAGCTGGGTACTGTATGTGCAATATTCCGCCTACACAGAGGTGTGCAGAGGACACGAGTGCAAGAACGCGATT tGTGATCAATACAGAAAGGGGATCATCGATGGCTCCGCCTGCAGCAGTCTGTGTGACAAAGAAACCCTCTACTTGGGCAGGTGTCAGTCAACACTGCCAAACAAACAG GTATACACAGGAAGCTGGGGAGACCATGACGGAATCATCCGCTGTAAACTGGGGGAGCTTTTGCACTACGAGCTGGGCGAGGAGCCGGAGCCTCGGAGGGAGATACCCGTGTTCGACAAGCCCACTAAAGGCACATCGGTGGAGAAGTTCAAAGAAATGGTCTTTAACCACCTCAAG TCGAAGCTTGGAGAGCAGGCCAACCTCGCCAGCCTCGTCAGCCAGATCCTGTCTGTCGCCGATGGCAACCGAGACGGACGGGTGTCCCTGCCAGAGGCTCGCTCCACGTGGGCCCTCCTGCAGATGGACGAG GTGCTGCTGGGCCTGCTGCTCCAGGACCGGGGACACACTCCTCGCCTCATGGGCTACTGCGGGGACCTGTACATGACCGAGCGAGTCCCCTACGGGCCCCTGTACGGTTTGTCTCTGCCGTGGCCGCTGGTGGCCTGGGTGCCGAGCAGCTTGCAGCGCACCATAGACCAGTGGTTCACGCCTTCTTGGCCTCGCAAAGCCAAGATATCCATGGGCCTGCTGGAGCTGGTAGAGGACATCTTCCATGGCACATACGGCAGCTTCCTGATCTGCGACCTCGCCGCCGCGCACTTCGGTTACACTGACCGCCACGAGATCCGTCTCACCAACACCGGAGCCGTGGTTTCTGAGGACGAGTTCAGACGCACCATGCGTGTGCTGAAGTGCGAGACAGATGCTGACTGCGTGTACGGGGTGGACTGCCGGACGTCATGCAACGTGTCGGAGAAGCGTTGCAGGGAGGAGCCCATCCAGCCCAACTTGGCGAAAGCATGCGGTGCACTTAAGGACTACATCCTGCGTGGGGCGCCGTCAGCGATGAGGGAGGAACTGGAGAGGCAGTTGTACGCCTGTATGGCTCTGAAGGGTAACGCTGGACAGATGAACATGGAGCACTCGCTAATCCTCAACAACCTGAAAGCTCTGCTGTGGAGACAGATCTCTCACACCAAGGACTCGTGA
- the dipk1aa gene encoding divergent protein kinase domain 1A isoform X2, with amino-acid sequence MAKGLFPRAWVKKSFYFQVVGSLMSQVQTRRRKLPRTVSSVPRSSVEEARISFVRVKYLFLTWLTVLVGSWVLYVQYSAYTEVCRGHECKNAICDQYRKGIIDGSACSSLCDKETLYLGRCQSTLPNKQVYTGSWGDHDGIIRCKLGELLHYELGEEPEPRREIPVFDKPTKGTSVEKFKEMVFNHLKSKLGEQANLASLVSQILSVADGNRDGRVSLPEARSTWALLQMDEVLLGLLLQDRGHTPRLMGYCGDLYMTERVPYGPLYGLSLPWPLVAWVPSSLQRTIDQWFTPSWPRKAKISMGLLELVEDIFHGTYGSFLICDLAAAHFGYTDRHEIRLTNTGAVVSEDEFRRTMRVLKCETDADCVYGVDCRTSCNVSEKRCREEPIQPNLAKACGALKDYILRGAPSAMREELERQLYACMALKGNAGQMNMEHSLILNNLKALLWRQISHTKDS; translated from the exons ATGGCGAAGGGTCTGTTTCCACGGGCCTGGGTGAAAAAGTCTTTCTATTTCCAGGT TGTTGGGTCGTTGATGTCTCAGGTGCAAACAAGGAGACGCAAACTGCCGAGGACAGTCAGCTCTGTCCCAAGGAGctctgtggaggag GCTCGAATCTCCTTTGTTCGAGTGAAGTACCTTTTCCTGACATGGCTGACCGTGCTGGTGGGGAGCTGGGTACTGTATGTGCAATATTCCGCCTACACAGAGGTGTGCAGAGGACACGAGTGCAAGAACGCGATT tGTGATCAATACAGAAAGGGGATCATCGATGGCTCCGCCTGCAGCAGTCTGTGTGACAAAGAAACCCTCTACTTGGGCAGGTGTCAGTCAACACTGCCAAACAAACAG GTATACACAGGAAGCTGGGGAGACCATGACGGAATCATCCGCTGTAAACTGGGGGAGCTTTTGCACTACGAGCTGGGCGAGGAGCCGGAGCCTCGGAGGGAGATACCCGTGTTCGACAAGCCCACTAAAGGCACATCGGTGGAGAAGTTCAAAGAAATGGTCTTTAACCACCTCAAG TCGAAGCTTGGAGAGCAGGCCAACCTCGCCAGCCTCGTCAGCCAGATCCTGTCTGTCGCCGATGGCAACCGAGACGGACGGGTGTCCCTGCCAGAGGCTCGCTCCACGTGGGCCCTCCTGCAGATGGACGAG GTGCTGCTGGGCCTGCTGCTCCAGGACCGGGGACACACTCCTCGCCTCATGGGCTACTGCGGGGACCTGTACATGACCGAGCGAGTCCCCTACGGGCCCCTGTACGGTTTGTCTCTGCCGTGGCCGCTGGTGGCCTGGGTGCCGAGCAGCTTGCAGCGCACCATAGACCAGTGGTTCACGCCTTCTTGGCCTCGCAAAGCCAAGATATCCATGGGCCTGCTGGAGCTGGTAGAGGACATCTTCCATGGCACATACGGCAGCTTCCTGATCTGCGACCTCGCCGCCGCGCACTTCGGTTACACTGACCGCCACGAGATCCGTCTCACCAACACCGGAGCCGTGGTTTCTGAGGACGAGTTCAGACGCACCATGCGTGTGCTGAAGTGCGAGACAGATGCTGACTGCGTGTACGGGGTGGACTGCCGGACGTCATGCAACGTGTCGGAGAAGCGTTGCAGGGAGGAGCCCATCCAGCCCAACTTGGCGAAAGCATGCGGTGCACTTAAGGACTACATCCTGCGTGGGGCGCCGTCAGCGATGAGGGAGGAACTGGAGAGGCAGTTGTACGCCTGTATGGCTCTGAAGGGTAACGCTGGACAGATGAACATGGAGCACTCGCTAATCCTCAACAACCTGAAAGCTCTGCTGTGGAGACAGATCTCTCACACCAAGGACTCGTGA